tgctgtgctgtgggtgtgtgtgtgtgtgtgggctgGTGGCTGTTGGTGtgctgtgtgtggtgtgtggtgctGTGTGGCTGGCTGCTGTGGTGggggttgtgtgtgttttgtggtgtgtgtgttgtgctgctgtgtggtgtggtgtgtgtgtgtgtgtgtgggtggtggtgtgtggttggtgtggtgtgtgctgttgtgtgtgtgtgtgtgctgttggtgtgctgtgtggtgtgtgtgtgtgctgctgtgtgtgtgctgtgtgtgtgtgtgctgtgtgtgtggtgtgtggtttGCTGGCTTGGCTGctgctgtgtgtgtggtgtggtgtggggctggtgtggtggtgtgtgcTGTTGCTGTGTGGTGCTGGTGTGCTGTGTGGCTGTGTGCTTGTGCTGTGTGCTGTGtgctgtgtggtgtgtgtgtggtgtgttgtgtgtgtgtgttggtgcttgtgtgtgtggtgggtgtgtgtgtggttgttgtGCTGCTTTGTGGTGGCTGCTGTGTTGtggtgctg
This portion of the Gigantopelta aegis isolate Gae_Host unplaced genomic scaffold, Gae_host_genome ctg10930_pilon_pilon, whole genome shotgun sequence genome encodes:
- the LOC121390949 gene encoding salivary glue protein Sgs-3-like, whose product is TTTQQPPQSSTTTTHTPTTHTTPTQPTTHTQPAAQQPHT